The Microcystis aeruginosa NIES-843 sequence GCCATAACTAAGGCTTTTTCTACTCCCTCAATCCCACTGAGGACATCTTCAATCTCTCCTAATTCAATCCGTACCCCATTTAATTTAATTTGATTGTCACTGCGTCCTATTACTTCTAAAGTTAGATCAGGAAGCAGTCTGCCTAAGTCTCCAGTACGATAAACTATATCCCTCCCCCCATTCAAAGGATTAGGCACAAAAACTGAATGAGTTAAGCTTTCATCTTGATAATAACCTTTGGTTAAATAGGGGGATTTAACGAACACTTCTCCTACTTCTCCTATTGCCCTGGCGCGATTTCCATCAACCACTGCATAAGCGGCATCTGGCAAAGTTTGACCACCCGGAACCCGTTCATAGGGAATATTATTAGGGTTAGGAATTCGATAAAAATGCTTAACAAATGTAGTTTCACTTGCCCCATAAATATTCACAAATTCTGTCTGAGAGCCAAAAATTTGATGCCATTCAGCCAGTTCTTTCACAAATAAAGGCTCTCCTCCTAAGACAAAAATTCGCAAACTTTTCAGGAGATTATGTGCATTAATTAAACCACGCCCCATCTTTAAAAATAGACGCATTACCGAGGGGACAGTGTGTAGTAAGTTAATTTTCCATTCTCCTATTCGCAGTAATAAAAGCTCTAAGTCTTCTCGCTCTGTACTCTCTGGAATATACAGAGTTCCCCCTGAGCATAAAGTCACACAGGTTTCCCTCAAATAAGCATCAAAATTAATTTGAGCAATTTGTAAACAGCGCCAACTTTCATTAATGCCAAATTCCCGTTTTTCCCAATCAATGAAATGACGTAAGCTGCCGTGACTGCCTAAGATTGCTTTAGGTTCACCGGTGGAGCCAGAAGTAAACATAATATAATTAGAATCATCAGCATCTGGCATAGCTAGAACGGGTTTCAGGTTGCTTAATTGGCAAGGAAACTCTTGATAATCCATGCCATTCCACTGATGATATTGCTGAATTTTATGAGCCTTAACCACTAAGATATGAGGCGGTTTTTCTAATGCGGATAGTTGGGGTTTAATCCCCTCTAAATTCTCAGCCGCAACTAAGATAATTTCGGGGCTAGTTTTAATCATCATGCGTTGCCGGCGCTCCTCTGGTTCATCTAAACGTAGAGGTAAATAGATTCCTCCGGCTTTAAATACTGCCAGCATGGCGATTAACTGACGATAATCTCCTTCTAGGAGAACACCACAAACCTTATCTTTTTCCACGCCTAATTCTTTTAAGGCATAAGCCCAAAAGTTAGTTAGTTCATGTAATTCTTGATAGCTAAATTTACCCCCTGGATAAATAATCGATGTTTTCTCCGGTTTGGCTGCAACTTGGTCAATAAAATCGTGGATAATAGTACGGGTTTCTAAGCGAGGAATAGGATTGATAAAATTGGCAATGAAAGCGGTTTCTGCCTCCGATAACAAAGAAATGTCTTTGACGGGTTGGGCGGGGTTAGATAGCATTTCATTCAAGAGTTTATCGAAGTGAATGAGACATTTTTTCATCCTCTCCTCTTGGAATAAGTCGGTGTTATAAATTAGCTCTAATCTGAGTTTTTCCTGATCTTCACTAAACACAAAAGATAGATCAAACTTACTGGTCGGGGTCAGGGAATCTAGAGATTTTATTTGTATATTTTCCAAGCCTACAGGTTGATCAAAATTTTGCAGAAGGACTAATATATCAAACAAGGGAGTGCGGTTAATTTCTCTAGAAACAGCTAATTTTTCTACTAAAATATCAAAGGGATAATCGGAATGTTCTAAGGCTTCGGTAACGGTTTGACGAACCTTTGCGAGTAGATTTTTGTAGCCTTTTTCGGGTTCAATTTGGTCACGAATAACTAAGGTATTGAGAAATAAACCGATTAGAGATTGCAGTTGAGGATGGCTTCTGGTGGCGATTTCTGTACCAATAGTAATATCATGTTGACCACTGTAGCGATACAGTAATATTTTGACAGCCGCTACCAATGCCATGAATAGGGTGATTTCGTTTTCCTGACAAATTTTTCTTAATTTAGAAATCGTTTCTCGGTCAAATGTCCAGCTTAAATGAGAACCCTTAAACGTCTTTATTTGGGGACGTTTAAAGTCTGTCGGTAAGTGAACTCTGGTCAGTTGTCCATTGTCCAGTTTTTGCCGCCAGTAATCTAGGTTTTTTGAATTATTTTCGCTTCTTAAAAGATTATTTTGCCATCCTGCATAATCTTTATATTGTATCGGCAATGGCTCTATACTAGGCTGTAATCCTTTGGCTAAATCAGAGTAGTATTGTAAGCATTCTTTAGCTAACAAACTCATTGACCAACCATCACAGATAATATGATGAATTTCTAACTCTAAAATATATTCATTCGGAGATAGTTTATAAATCTTAGAGCGCACCAGGGGACTTTTCTCTAAGTCAAACGGTTTTCTCTCTTTTGCAATCGTTTCTAGGATTTCTTCATCAGGTTTATTTGTCCAGTCTTTAAATTCCCAATCAAAAGGACGATTTTGCAGGATTTTCTGTTGTGGTTCACCGTTAATTAAAATGAAAGATGTCCGCAGGGATTCATGACGGGAAATCAATAATTGTATGGCTTTTTCAAAGACATCTGGACTAAAATCTCCTGCTATTTTGAGGGTGGAAACAATATGATAAGCTACATTATTGAGATCCATCTGTTGCAAGACATAGAAACGTCTCTGAGCATGGGATGTTTCGTAGGTTTCTTGTGCAGATACAAGGGGAATAGTGGCTACCGTCAGAGGGGTAACAGTGCTTAATAATGCTGCTTGTTCAGCAATGGTAGGATGAGCAAATACTTGTTTAATGGGCAAAGATTGCCCTAACTTTTCCTGAATTTTACTCACTAGAGAAATAGCTTTTAAGCTATGTCCTCCTAACTCAAAGAAGTTGTCACTAACCCCTATTTTGGATACCTGAAGAACATCTTGCCAAATCTGAGCTAAGAGGCTTTCTTTTTCATTTCTTGGGGCTATATAAGCAGATTCAATAATTGATGTCTCATCGGGGATAGGTAATTTTTTCCTGTCTATCTTGCCATTGTTATTTAAGGGAAAATCCGACAACATGACAAAGGCAGAAGGCACCATATAAGCGGGCAGTTGCTGCTGTAAGAAACGGCGTAGCTCCTGAGGAGTTAATAAAGAATTTTTTCTGATTACATAAGCAACTAACCGTTGATTATATAAGGTATCTTCCCGCATAATCACAACAGTTTGTTCAACGTTGGGATGAGTTTCTAAAACCGTCTGAATTTCTCCTAATTCAATGCGTAAACCTCTCAGCTTAACTTGATTATCAATCCGTCCTAAATATTCAATATTGCCCTCAGGAAGATAGCGAGCTAAATCTCCGGTTTTATATAATTTCCCCTCAGCAAAAGGGTTAGAAATAAATTTTTCTTGAGTTAATTCCAGACGATTGAGATATCCACGCGCTAAACCCATTCCACCAATATGTAATTCTCCAGCAACACCAATAGGAACCGGTTGGAGATAACTGTCGAGGATATAAACTTGGGCATTAGCAATGGGAGTTCCAATAGAAATTTGGGAATTTGGCTGACAGCACCAGATAGTAGTCTCAACCGCTACTTCTGTTGGTCCATAAGCGTTATATAATTCACAGTTTAACTGCTGAAAAAATCGTTGATTGAGTTCATAAGATAAGGCTTCTCCCCCGACAATTACTCGTTTTAAATAGTGGCAATATTTGCTCTTGGGATGTTGCAGAAAAACTCGCAATATTGAGGGAACACAAGTGAAATAAGTTACTTGTTCTTGCACAATTAAATCTATTAAATAATCTATATCTTTATACCCGTCAGGTTTAGCCACGACTAGAGAAGCACCAGATATTAAAGACGAAAAAATTTCCCAGACTGAACCATCAAAACTCAAGGAAATAATTTGGAGAATGCGGTCTTCAGAGGTAATATTATAATGACCAATAGTATATTTCAGAGTATTACAAATTCCTCTATGAATATTCATCACGCCTTTGGGTTTTCCCGTTGAACCTGATGTATAAATAACATAGGCTAAATTCTCAGGAGTCGTTAGATTGAAGGGATTTTCTGGACTATAGGTAGCTATCTTTTCCCAATCCCTATCTAAACACAGTAACTCGGCCTCAGTTTGGGGAAGAAAATCTCCTAAAGATTCCTGAGTTAACACCAAAGAAACCCCCGAATCTGAGAGGATATCCCCCAAGCGCTCGGTAGGATAATCCGGAGCTAAAGGTACATAAGCTCCCCCGGCTTTTAATATCCCTAATAAACCGATGACCATCTCTAGGGAACGCTCCATAAAAATCCCGACCAAACTTTCTGGACCTACACCCTTATCTCGTAAACAGTGAGCTAACTGATTGCCCCGGTTATTTAACTGTTGATAGGTTAATTTTTGGTCTTCAAAAATAACCGCTATTCCCTGCGGATTCTGTGCAACTTGTTCCTCAAATAATTGATGTAAAGACTTATCTAAAGGATAATCTGCCTCGGTATTGTTCCACTCTACTAATAACTGATGTTGCTCTTGTGTTGTCAATATAGGTAATTGTGTTACCCGTTGCCGAGTATCAGTAACAATCCCTGTTAAAATAGTCTGTAAATGTGCTGCCATCCGTTCAATCGTATCCTGAGTAAAACGGCTAGTATCATAGACTAACTGAATCAGTAACTCCTGTTTAGGAATAGCAACCACCGTCAAAGGATAATTAGTTTCCTCAAAATTCTCCACATCCTTAACCCTTAAGGATTGACGAGAATCTCTCGATAACGCTTCTCTAGGATAATTCTCAAAAACGACCAAACTCTCAAACAGGGGAACCCCCGGTGGAATATCACTTAATCTCTGTATTTCAGCCAGAGAAACATAAGCATAATCCTGAATTTCTGCTTGCTTTTGCTGTAATTCCTGTAACCAAGATAGCAATAAATCTGATTCTCTGATGGAGACTCGCAGCGGCAATGTATTAATAAATAATCCTACCCTATGTTCTACCCCTGATAAATCATGAGGGCGACCAGAAACCGTAACCCCAAATAAAACTTCTGACTCCCCACTATAGCGACTGAGAAGAATCGCCCAAGCGGCCTGTACTAGAGTAGATAAGGTCAGATTATGCTTTTGCGCCAAAGATTGCAGGTCTTTGGAGTGAGAAGCCGATAAATGACAGTTATACTCTTTATAAGTCGGCTTACCTTCAGATTTCATTAACTGGAGTCTGTCCACCCTCAGGGGGGTGGGAGTCATAAACCCTTCAAGAGTTCGCTGCCAAAAACTCTCAGCAATAGATGGGTTTTGCTGCTGTAACCAAACAATATAATCTTGATAAGGACGCGGTGAAGGAAGATGATAACTTTTCCCTTGAATACCTGCCTCATAAAACCCTAAAACTTCTTGATAAATAATAGGCATACTCCAACCATCCAGAATAATATGATGATGATTGCAGAGGAATTTATAAGTTTGGTCCGATAGTTGAATCATCAAGCAGCGCATTAAAGGAGCAACTTTTAGTTCAAACCCTTGTTGACGCTCTGTTTCTAACAATAAATCTAAACGTTGTTGTTGTTCTGTGGGGGAAAGATTGCGCCAATCTTGATAATCCCAAGGCAAATCAACCTTTTTTCGCACAATTTGCAGAGGTTTTTCCCGTTTTTCCCAAAGAAATAGAGTCCTTAATACCGAGTGACGCTCTACAACCTTTTCCCACGCTTGCCTAAAAACTGCAAGGTTAATTTCTCCCTCCAGAGTAATTAGAGTTTGACTACAATAAATCCCTGAATCAGGAGTATAAAGACTATGAAAGAGCATCCCTTCCTGCATGGGGGAAAGAGGATAAATAGACTCCACATTTTTGGCGGGTTGATTTTTTGTGTCTGCCATGAAAGATTCTCCTTATTAGTCAATTTCTGCCAGAATATCGTCTAATTCCTGTTGATTCAAGTGTGCTACTGGAAAATCTGAGGGAGTGTAACCCCCAGCATCAGGAGATAAACAATGCTCAATCAATTTCAGCAAAGCTTCTTTATAGCTGCGCCCTAAATATTCTACCGTCGAACGTTCATAGATGAGATCGCTATAAGTCCAGTTTACTTGTAACTGTCCCTCGATAACTCTGGCCGTAATCTCTAATAAATGACTACGATGTCCCTTAAGACTGTGATTAGGCCCCTTAGACTCATTCGCTAATTTCCAATCCCCTTTTTGCAATTGTCCTTGCTCAAATTGACCTAAATAATTAAACAAAACTTCTCTGGCAGGAATTTCAGCTAATTGAGACTTAATATCAGCATCATCACTCAAATATCGCGAAATTCCATAGCCAATTCCCCTGTGAGGAATAGCTCGTAACTGTTCTTTAATAGATTTGAGCCGCTCACCGGGGTGATTTTCGGGGGGGAGTCGCAAAATAACCGGAAAAAGACTGGTAAACCAACCTACCGTCCTCGATAAGTCAACCTCACTGAACAAATCTTCTCGTCCGTGTCCTTCTAAATCAAGAGATATGGTCAAATTTTCTGTCCATTCTGTCAAAGTTTCTGCTAAAGCGGTTAACAAAACCTCATTAATTTGAGTGTTATAGGCAGCGGGGACTTTTTGCAAGAGGGTGCGGGTTTGTTCTTCATCTAGAGTCACCGTGACATCATTTGCCGTCGCTACTGTATTGTATTGTTTTCCAGCCTCGTCATCTACAGGTAAATTTCTCGCCTCTAACCAAGGTTGAGTTAACCAATAGTCTAATGGCTCTCTCGCTTTCTCCCCTTGTCCATAATCCCTCAAGAGAAGCGCCCAATCCTGAAAGGCTATGGTTTTAGGTGGAAGTTCTACATTCTCCCCCCTTTCTAGCTGTTGATAAGTCATCAATAAATCTTCTAACAAAATTCGCCAAGATACACCATCAACCCCCAAGTGATGAATAATAATCAGTAACCGACTGGGTTGATAGGGCGCCAATTCAAATAGTACCGCCTTGATTAATAGTCCAGTAGAGAGGTTTAAACTTGCCTGTTGAGTTGTTGCCATTGCTAAGAGAGTTTCCCTTTGCTGAGATTGAGGAATAGAAGACAAATCAATCACTTCAAAAGGTACTTCCTCCGGCATTCCTTCATTAACTTGTTGCCATTGTCCTTCCTCCACAGTAAACCGTAACCGCAAAGCGTCATGATGTTCAATTAATTTTCTCAGAGATTGAGCTAACAAATCAGCTTTCAGGTGATGGGGAACTTCTAAGAGGACAGACTGATTAAAGTGGTGCATTTCAGCGCGATTTTGCTCAAAAAACCACAGTTGAATGGGAGTGAGAGGCACAATACCCCTCACTAAACCCTGTTTAGCTAATTCGGCTGTGGAATAATCGGCAACTGTAGCTAGTTCAGCAAGAGTAGGATATTCAAATATCTGTTTAGGGGTAATCTTCAACCCGGCTTGACGAGCGCGAGCGACAACCTGAATACTGAGAATAGAATCGCCCCCAACTTCAAAAAAGCGGTCATAACGACTCACTTGTTTAATGCTGAGAACATCTTGCCAAATACTGGCCAAAATCTTTTCTTTCTGAGTATGCGGGGGGACAAAATCCTGCTCAGATGTCCAAGGTATCTCAGGGAGGGGTAAACTGGAACGGTCAATTTTTCCATTGGGAGTCAGAGGGAGAGCTTCTAAGGAGACAAAAAGAGCCGGAATCATATACTCTGGCAATTTCTGTCCCAAGAAACGACGCAAATCCTCAGTATTTATCGGACCATTTTCTCCTACTAGATAAGCGACTAATCTCTTATTCCGATAGGAGTCTTCCCAAACCTTCACCACCTTTTGCTTAACTTGGGGATAAGTCCCTAGAGTTGCCTCAATTTCTCCTAATTCAATGCGGAAACCCCGCAATTTTACCTGATTATCACCCCGCCCCAAAAAATCAATATTTCCATCGGGTAAATATCGGGCTAAATCTCCTGTTTTATAGAGTTTGGCATTGGGTTCATTACTAAACGGATTGGAGATAAATTTCTCGGCGGTTAATTCAGGTTGATTCAGATAACATCGAGCTAACCCTTTACCCCCGATATATAAATCACCAATAGTTCCTAGAGGAACCGGTTGCTTAAAAGAGTCCAGAATATAAACTTGAGTATTGGCAATAGGCCGGCCGATACTCGGTTGTCCATGGTGTCCTTTAGGCACTAAGCTAAAAGTGGAATAAGTGGTATCTTCTGAAGGACCGTAGAGATTATAAACATTCTTAATGTTTTCCTGCTGGTAAAGCTTCTGTACCAATTGATTAGACAAAGCTTCTCCGGCGAGGTTTACCGTTTGCACAGTCTCAGGTATCGCCTCAATTTCCAGCAGTTGAGCGATCGCTGTAGGTACGGTATTAATTAATGTTACCTCTTTGGCTGCACTTAAACTAGGCAAATCTAGAACATTCTGGGCCAGAATAATCTTACCCCCCACAGCCAAGGGCAAAAATAGTTCAAATACTGACAAATCAAAACAAATAGAAGTAGCTCCCAAAACCCCCGCTAATTCCTCACTGCTAAAGACTTCCTTGGACCAATTCAGTAAGGTTGTGGTGCTGTGATGCTCAATGACAACCCCTTTTGGTTTCCCCGTTGAACCGGAGGTATAAATCACATAAGCGGTATTACTGGAACTTACGGGTAAAGAGAGGTTTTCGGGACTTTCTAGGGCTATATTTCTGGCTTCTGCCTCTAATATCACCAGATTCCCTGGATAATTCCCTAATTTCTCTACTAATTTTGCTTGTGTTAGCAACAAGGAAACTTGAGCATCTTCTAAGATAACATTGAGGCGTTCAGTTGGATAAGCTGGATCTAAAGGTACATAAGCTCCCCCTGCTTTGAGAATGGCTAATAACCCTATAACCATCTCAGGGGTCCGTTCTAGGCAAATTCCCACCAAAGACTCCGTTTTTACCCCTTTTTTGCCTAAATAATGCCCTAATTGATTCGCTTTTTCGTTTAATTGACGGTAGGTTAATTGTTCATTTTCTGTAATAATAGCGATCGCATCAGGACTGCGCTTAACTTGCTCCTCAAACAATTGATGAATACAGCCATCGGGATAGTGAACCTCGGTATCATTCCATTCTTTTAATAATTGATGTTGTTCTTGCTCAGAAAGTAAACAACAAGTTTCATAACGTTCTAACCCTTCCGTTGCCATAGCGATGAGAGTTTTCTCGTAGTATCCTCCGATTAACTCCATCTGCTTTTCCCCTAGATAATTCCCATCATATTTAAGGGTAAGTTCTATTTGAGATGAAAGGGGATGAAGACTAAAATTAGCTAACAATGTAAAATTAGTTTGATTAAAAAACTTCCCTCCTAAGACTTCTAAATCTTTCACCCCGATGATACCTTGATAAACATGGAAATGAATAAAATTAAAAGCCGTATCAAACAAAGGTTGACCTGATTTTTGTAACTCAGCGAGGGGATATCTTCGCCAAGATAAGCATTCTCTTTCAACATCAAAAGCTTGCTTAACTAAATCGCTCCAAGGTCCTCCAGATAACTCTAAACGTAGGGGCAAAGTATTCAAAAATAAACCTAATATCTTTTCCCCATCGGCTGCTTCTAACCGTCCATTAGAGACTAAACCCGTAACAATATCCCTCTGATTATTCAGTAAACTTAATACCCGAAAATGAGCCGCCAATAAAACACTTTTTAGGGGGACTCCCACTTGTTTACCGAGTTGTTTTAATCCCTGAGATACCTGACTAGATATAGGAACTAACCAATCCCAATCTTGATTAACTTGATTAGATTTCGACCACTGAGGAAGTTTAGTCAGCGTCACATCTCTGAGTTTTTCTTGCCAATAATTCTGGCATTCTGGCGATTGGACAGTTTTCTTTTCTAAGGCGACAAAATCCCTAAAACTAAGAGCAGGAGTTGGAGAGAGAGGGAGAACTTTTTTGTCGAGAAGATAGAGATACTGTTGTAACAATTCTGTGAGCAACGAAGCCACACTCCAACCATCTAAAATAGAGTGATGAAAACTGAAAGTTAGGTTAAAGTTATCCTGACTGCGGCGATGGAGATGAAAGCGAAATAAAGGAGGACTATCCCAGTCAAAAGTGCGGATTTTTTCCCGCTCAATCCAATCATCAATAGCC is a genomic window containing:
- a CDS encoding non-ribosomal peptide synthetase, whose amino-acid sequence is MADTKNQPAKNVESIYPLSPMQEGMLFHSLYTPDSGIYCSQTLITLEGEINLAVFRQAWEKVVERHSVLRTLFLWEKREKPLQIVRKKVDLPWDYQDWRNLSPTEQQQRLDLLLETERQQGFELKVAPLMRCLMIQLSDQTYKFLCNHHHIILDGWSMPIIYQEVLGFYEAGIQGKSYHLPSPRPYQDYIVWLQQQNPSIAESFWQRTLEGFMTPTPLRVDRLQLMKSEGKPTYKEYNCHLSASHSKDLQSLAQKHNLTLSTLVQAAWAILLSRYSGESEVLFGVTVSGRPHDLSGVEHRVGLFINTLPLRVSIRESDLLLSWLQELQQKQAEIQDYAYVSLAEIQRLSDIPPGVPLFESLVVFENYPREALSRDSRQSLRVKDVENFEETNYPLTVVAIPKQELLIQLVYDTSRFTQDTIERMAAHLQTILTGIVTDTRQRVTQLPILTTQEQHQLLVEWNNTEADYPLDKSLHQLFEEQVAQNPQGIAVIFEDQKLTYQQLNNRGNQLAHCLRDKGVGPESLVGIFMERSLEMVIGLLGILKAGGAYVPLAPDYPTERLGDILSDSGVSLVLTQESLGDFLPQTEAELLCLDRDWEKIATYSPENPFNLTTPENLAYVIYTSGSTGKPKGVMNIHRGICNTLKYTIGHYNITSEDRILQIISLSFDGSVWEIFSSLISGASLVVAKPDGYKDIDYLIDLIVQEQVTYFTCVPSILRVFLQHPKSKYCHYLKRVIVGGEALSYELNQRFFQQLNCELYNAYGPTEVAVETTIWCCQPNSQISIGTPIANAQVYILDSYLQPVPIGVAGELHIGGMGLARGYLNRLELTQEKFISNPFAEGKLYKTGDLARYLPEGNIEYLGRIDNQVKLRGLRIELGEIQTVLETHPNVEQTVVIMREDTLYNQRLVAYVIRKNSLLTPQELRRFLQQQLPAYMVPSAFVMLSDFPLNNNGKIDRKKLPIPDETSIIESAYIAPRNEKESLLAQIWQDVLQVSKIGVSDNFFELGGHSLKAISLVSKIQEKLGQSLPIKQVFAHPTIAEQAALLSTVTPLTVATIPLVSAQETYETSHAQRRFYVLQQMDLNNVAYHIVSTLKIAGDFSPDVFEKAIQLLISRHESLRTSFILINGEPQQKILQNRPFDWEFKDWTNKPDEEILETIAKERKPFDLEKSPLVRSKIYKLSPNEYILELEIHHIICDGWSMSLLAKECLQYYSDLAKGLQPSIEPLPIQYKDYAGWQNNLLRSENNSKNLDYWRQKLDNGQLTRVHLPTDFKRPQIKTFKGSHLSWTFDRETISKLRKICQENEITLFMALVAAVKILLYRYSGQHDITIGTEIATRSHPQLQSLIGLFLNTLVIRDQIEPEKGYKNLLAKVRQTVTEALEHSDYPFDILVEKLAVSREINRTPLFDILVLLQNFDQPVGLENIQIKSLDSLTPTSKFDLSFVFSEDQEKLRLELIYNTDLFQEERMKKCLIHFDKLLNEMLSNPAQPVKDISLLSEAETAFIANFINPIPRLETRTIIHDFIDQVAAKPEKTSIIYPGGKFSYQELHELTNFWAYALKELGVEKDKVCGVLLEGDYRQLIAMLAVFKAGGIYLPLRLDEPEERRQRMMIKTSPEIILVAAENLEGIKPQLSALEKPPHILVVKAHKIQQYHQWNGMDYQEFPCQLSNLKPVLAMPDADDSNYIMFTSGSTGEPKAILGSHGSLRHFIDWEKREFGINESWRCLQIAQINFDAYLRETCVTLCSGGTLYIPESTEREDLELLLLRIGEWKINLLHTVPSVMRLFLKMGRGLINAHNLLKSLRIFVLGGEPLFVKELAEWHQIFGSQTEFVNIYGASETTFVKHFYRIPNPNNIPYERVPGGQTLPDAAYAVVDGNRARAIGEVGEVFVKSPYLTKGYYQDESLTHSVFVPNPLNGGRDIVYRTGDLGRLLPDLTLEVIGRSDNQIKLNGVRIELGEIEDVLSGIEGVEKALVMANKKEELVNVIAYYQAEDTVHQEYIRGKLKQLLPIYMQPSFLMRLEAFPLLPNGKIHRLALPKPEENITNSTNQVPDFNPQEALLASLWGELLEAEVSNSNQSFFELGGNSLKAMRLVSQIRNQFGVSLRLREIFTHNTLKEQAVLIQSRQKR
- a CDS encoding non-ribosomal peptide synthetase, producing the protein MEAHLVSIDYQIRQLQEIDPVTTLFGNVSQNKTGEQDSVIEVISTDLQEKINSLTANNSVNKLAFHLAVVQVLMFKYTAQVEFATATAALNTEKLDSLIFCRFNQQNFSSFKDLLRIIRKDLQEGYRHQNYTLDSLVKTLAARGGNLENIFDVAVIKEGLCADISSLNRFQLVFAIAADDSGVSVTFIQDKFPRDFVERMLGHYQKILETVTSNPDIDLSEIDILTTKEREQLLRDWNDTAIQYPEKQWIHQLFEEQAKLYPERVAVIFENQELTYQKLNEKANQLGHYLQKLGVKPEELVGIYLERSLEMVVGLLAVLKAGGAYVPLDPNYPQERLSYLLEDTGVKVIITAESLRGLLGEYRGIVVALDTDWPAISQESQNNCDSGVTGENLAYVIYTSGSTGKPKGVMNNHKGIRNRLLWMQDTYQLTKSDGILQKTPFSFDVSVWEFFWPLLAGATLVVAKPEGHKDSTYLIQLIQKQQITTLHFVPSMLRVFLQEPELKECSSLKRVFCSGEALSLDLTQRFFEHFDCELHNLYGPTEAAIDVTYWPCLPENQKALVSIGQPIANTQIYILNPHLQPVPIGIVGELHIGGIGLARGYLNRPELTAEKFIPNPFAKVEGEIGGEIRAKLYKTGDLARYLPDGNIEFLGRIDHQVKIRGFRIELGEIEAILSQHPAVEQAVVIASETETGSQTLIAYVVGQSQEGELLATSEKGQLFDEQIEQWQSLYNQIYSQTSADSQGIFNIVGWNSSYTGEPIPVAQMREWLDDKVKVILAQQPKKVLEIGCGTGLILFQVAPHCQCYWGTDISSVALDDIQRINQEGPQLEQVRLLHSTADNFEGLESERFDTIILNSVVQYFPHIDYLLRVLEGAIKVLTPGGCIFLGDVRNLQLMEAFHADVELYKANPEDAIKDFKQRVQRKIEQENELFIDPDFFRAIQSYFPQITEVEIHLERGQHHNELTQFRYNVVLRIETILDFSTDFPESNWTEQQLTLSEVRNQLGKSEGLRVIGVPNSRLFGPLKSAELLRNSQDFGTTEEFKAIKSEIIPENAVEPEDFSALAEDLSLSVWVTWSDTPDRYDVIFAPLENSRRNYIAFTPTHTAKPEWQLYANHPLRSKLNSKLIPQLRSYLQNQLPEYMIPHAFVQLDAIPLTNSGKIDRRALPSPSYNSLRNSENFVAPCTPLEEILALIWAEVLGIEEVGIHDNFFELGGDSIRGIQVIAKARQMGFHFSLPQLLQHQTIQELANCVSYEIDTLGTEKTEVFSLISQEVRLNLLEEVEDAYPLTALQLGMIFHSEYQGNLSVYHDVFTYHIRADFSFPALHSAIQEIVQRHPVLRTSFALFEYQEPLQLVHRQIDVPLGLDDLTHLSTSEQDTAIDDWIEREKIRTFDWDSPPLFRFHLHRRSQDNFNLTFSFHHSILDGWSVASLLTELLQQYLYLLDKKVLPLSPTPALSFRDFVALEKKTVQSPECQNYWQEKLRDVTLTKLPQWSKSNQVNQDWDWLVPISSQVSQGLKQLGKQVGVPLKSVLLAAHFRVLSLLNNQRDIVTGLVSNGRLEAADGEKILGLFLNTLPLRLELSGGPWSDLVKQAFDVERECLSWRRYPLAELQKSGQPLFDTAFNFIHFHVYQGIIGVKDLEVLGGKFFNQTNFTLLANFSLHPLSSQIELTLKYDGNYLGEKQMELIGGYYEKTLIAMATEGLERYETCCLLSEQEQHQLLKEWNDTEVHYPDGCIHQLFEEQVKRSPDAIAIITENEQLTYRQLNEKANQLGHYLGKKGVKTESLVGICLERTPEMVIGLLAILKAGGAYVPLDPAYPTERLNVILEDAQVSLLLTQAKLVEKLGNYPGNLVILEAEARNIALESPENLSLPVSSSNTAYVIYTSGSTGKPKGVVIEHHSTTTLLNWSKEVFSSEELAGVLGATSICFDLSVFELFLPLAVGGKIILAQNVLDLPSLSAAKEVTLINTVPTAIAQLLEIEAIPETVQTVNLAGEALSNQLVQKLYQQENIKNVYNLYGPSEDTTYSTFSLVPKGHHGQPSIGRPIANTQVYILDSFKQPVPLGTIGDLYIGGKGLARCYLNQPELTAEKFISNPFSNEPNAKLYKTGDLARYLPDGNIDFLGRGDNQVKLRGFRIELGEIEATLGTYPQVKQKVVKVWEDSYRNKRLVAYLVGENGPINTEDLRRFLGQKLPEYMIPALFVSLEALPLTPNGKIDRSSLPLPEIPWTSEQDFVPPHTQKEKILASIWQDVLSIKQVSRYDRFFEVGGDSILSIQVVARARQAGLKITPKQIFEYPTLAELATVADYSTAELAKQGLVRGIVPLTPIQLWFFEQNRAEMHHFNQSVLLEVPHHLKADLLAQSLRKLIEHHDALRLRFTVEEGQWQQVNEGMPEEVPFEVIDLSSIPQSQQRETLLAMATTQQASLNLSTGLLIKAVLFELAPYQPSRLLIIIHHLGVDGVSWRILLEDLLMTYQQLERGENVELPPKTIAFQDWALLLRDYGQGEKAREPLDYWLTQPWLEARNLPVDDEAGKQYNTVATANDVTVTLDEEQTRTLLQKVPAAYNTQINEVLLTALAETLTEWTENLTISLDLEGHGREDLFSEVDLSRTVGWFTSLFPVILRLPPENHPGERLKSIKEQLRAIPHRGIGYGISRYLSDDADIKSQLAEIPAREVLFNYLGQFEQGQLQKGDWKLANESKGPNHSLKGHRSHLLEITARVIEGQLQVNWTYSDLIYERSTVEYLGRSYKEALLKLIEHCLSPDAGGYTPSDFPVAHLNQQELDDILAEID